In a genomic window of Glycine max cultivar Williams 82 chromosome 13, Glycine_max_v4.0, whole genome shotgun sequence:
- the LOC100777470 gene encoding protein S-acyltransferase 24, producing the protein MSSEIEVVEEVQSRDEQSAASGGGGDGMGAEESLRNDVYTAASYGDLEKLQRLVEQEGCPVTEPDGLGYYALQWAALNNRTAAAQYIIEHGGDVNATDHTGQTALHWSAVRGAIQVAELLLQEGARVSAADMNGYQTTHVAAQYGQTAFLYHIVSKWNADPDVPDNDGRSPLHWAAYKGFADSIRLLLFLDAHRGRQDKEGCTPLHWAAIRGNLEASTVLVQAGKKEDLMVTDNTGLTPAQLASDKNHRQVAFFLGNARRLLDKRCDGNSRLGKISKLGLAPVLWCIILVLLVTYIHSVILATKMPKMTAAAGLLAWFGVLLASVGLVMFYRCSSKDPGYIRMNMHDTQDTKDDEPLLKIEINNPALLAGNWSQLCATCKIVRPLRAKHCSTCDHCVEQFDHHCPWVSNCIGKKNKRDFFVFLVLEVSAMLVTGGVCLTRVLTDPLAPQSFGAWIQYVANNHTGAISFLIADFFLFFGVFTLTVVQASQISRNITTNEMANALRYNYLRGPGGRFRNPYDHGIKKNCSDFLINGYNEDIECIEELGSSEEGIGMMHMARSSNLANGDSHNHSEYARGNGNGHHVINVNSNSNSTHSKTNHGHVHSTHCSHNNNHGKTRNDNAPLGLGLGLGRNTRSVTPSS; encoded by the exons ATGTCGTCCGAGATCGAGGTTGTCGAGGAGGTGCAGTCCCGCGACGAGCAATCGGCGGCGTCTGGCGGCGGCGGCGATGGCATGGGGGCGGAGGAGAGCCTCCGGAACGACGTGTACACGGCGGCGTCGTACGGGGATTTGGAGAAACTGCAGAGATTGGTGGAGCAAGAGGGTTGCCCCGTCACCGAGCCCGACGGGTTGGGATACTACGCGCTTCAGTGGGCTGCTCTCAACAATCGCACTGCCGCTGCTCAGTACATCATTGAG CATGGGGGAGATGTAAATGCAACGGATCATACTGGCCAGACAGCCTTACATTGGAGTGCGGTTCGGGGTGCTATTCAGGTTGCGGAACTTTTACTCCAGGAGGGTGCTCGAGTGAGTGCTGCCGATATGAATGGATATCAG ACAACGCATGTTGCTGCACAATATGGTCAGACAGCTTTCCTTTACCACATTGTTTCAAAATGGAATGCTGACCCTGATGTTCCTGATAATGATGGAAGAAGCCCATTGCATTG GGCTGCTTACAAAGGTTTTGCCGATTCTATACGTCTTCTGTTATTTCTTGATGCACACAGGGGACGTCAAGATAAAGAGG GTTGCACTCCTCTTCATTGGGCTGCTATTAGGGGCAACTTGGAGGCCAGTACCGTGTTAGTACAGGCTGGCAAGAAGGAAGATCTTATGGTGACTGATAATACAGGCCTGACTCCAGCACAGCTTGCTTCTGATAAGAATCACAGACAAGTTGCTTTTTTCCTT GGAAATGCCCGAAGGTTGCTTGACAAACGCTGTGACGGGAACAGCCGCCTTGGAAAGATTTCCAAATTAGGACTTGCTCCTGTCCTTTGGTGCATAATTCTTGTGCTGTTGGTTACGTATATTCATTCGGTCATCTTGG CAACAAAAATGCCAAAGATGACAGCTGCAGCAGGCCTTCTTGCATGGTTTGGAGTTTTACTTGCAAGTGTTGGTTTGGTGATGTTTTACAGGTGTAGCAG CAAGGATCCTGGTTATATCAGAATGAATATGCATGACACTCAGGATACAAAAGATGAT GAGCCTCTATTGAAGATTGAGATAAATAATCCTGCTTTGCTAGCTGGAAACTGGTCCCAGCTTTGTGCAACATGCAAG ATTGTCAGGCCTCTTCGAGCAAAACACTGTTCTACCTGTGATCATTGTGTGGAACAATTTGATCACCATTGTCCTTGGGTATCCAATTGCATTGGCAAG AAGAACAAACGggatttctttgtttttcttgttcttgaagTTTCAGCAATGTTGGTTACTGGTGGAGTTTGTCTTACAA GAGTGTTAACTGATCCACTTGCACCTCAGTCATTTGGGGCATGGATTCAGTATGTTGCTAACAATCACACTGGTGCAATATCATTTCTAATAGCCgattttttcctcttcttcgGTGTGTTTACTTTGACAGTTGTGCAGGCTAGTCAG ATATCACGCAATATCACAACAAATGAAATGGCAAATGCACTGCGGTATAATTACCTCAGAGGTCCAGGTGGTAGATTCAGAAACCCATATGATCATGGTATCAAGAAGAACTGTTCTGATTTCTTGATCAATGGTTACAACGAAGATATTGAGTGCATTGAAGAATTAGGTAGCTCAGAGGAGGGTATAGGAATGATGCACATGGCAAGAAGCTCGAACTTAGCAAATGGAGACTCGCATAACCATTCCGAATATGCAAGGGGCAATGGAAATGGCCATCATGTTATTAATGTGAATTCCAATTCCAACAGTACCCACTCCAAAACAAATCATGGTCATGTTCATTCTACGCATTGTAGCCATAATAATAACCATGGCAAAACCAGAAATGACAATGCTCCCTTGGGCTTAGGTCTTGGCCTTGGACGGAACACCAGATCTGTTACACCCTCATCATGA
- the LOC100778542 gene encoding triphosphate tunnel metalloenzyme 3 isoform X1 — protein MEVEVKLCLADSNAHRHVTTLLSPFHVVTHRQQNLFFDGAASELSARRAVLRLRFYGDDERCVASLKARAVLVDGVSRVEEDEEDLDPRIGRACVAEPAKLGSVESRVLGRVKEEFGTEKGLVGLGGFGNLRSVYDWKGLKLEVDETKFDFGTLYEIECESSDPEGAKRLLEEFLKENEINYSYSTASKFAIFRSGKLP, from the coding sequence ATGGAGGTCGAAGTCAAGCTGTGCCTCGCCGACTCCAACGCCCACCGACACGTCACCACCCTGCTCTCCCCCTTTCACGTAGTCACCCACCGCCAGCAGAACCTCTTCTTCGACGGCGCCGCCTCCGAGCTCTCCGCGCGCCGCGCCGTCCTCCGCCTCCGCTTCTACGGTGACGACGAGCGGTGCGTCGCTTCGCTGAAGGCGCGGGCGGTGCTAGTGGACGGCGTGAGCCGCGTGGAGGAGGACGAGGAGGATCTGGACCCGAGGATCGGGCGCGCATGCGTGGCGGAGCCGGCGAAGTTAGGGTCGGTGGAGTCTAGGGTTTTGGGGAGGGTGAAAGAGGAATTCGGAACTGAAAAGGGGCTAGTGGGGCTGGGGGGGTTTGGGAATTTGAGGAGTGTGTATGATTGGAAGGGGTTGAAATTGGAGGTGGATGAGACCAAGTTTGACTTTGGAACCCTCTATGAGATTGAATGTGAAAGTTCTGATCCTGAAGGAGCTAAACGCCTCCTCGAGGAATTCTTGAAGGAGAATGAAATCAATTATTCTTACTCCACTGCTTCCAAGTTCGCCATCTTTCGATCTGGGAAACTACCTTAG
- the LOC102669804 gene encoding nucleolin produces MEEPSSLSSVERNVHIASVVEAMAVDTILAAAKSLICFFILTGSLLTDVNHSVSPKLTPMDGRFPFDDLCKGKHTYLLNKDASDSDEDGDEEEDDDDADDQDDEEGDEDFSGEGEEEADPEDDPEANGAGGSDSDGDDDDDGGDDDDDDNGDDDGEDEEEGEDEDEEDEEDVPQPPAKKRK; encoded by the exons ATGGAGGAGCCATCTTCTCTTAGCTCGGTGGAGAGGAACGTCCACATAGCCTCTGTTGTGGAAGCCATGGCGGTGGACACTATTCTCGCTGCTGCCAAATCTCTCATTTGCTTCTTCATTCTG ACTGGATCTCTGCTGACTGACGTCAATCATTCAGTGTCCCCAAAATTGACCCCAATGGATGGAAG ATTTCCTTTTGATGATCTCTGCAAGGGAAAACATACTTACCTTTTAAACAAGGATGCTAGTGATTCAGATGAAGATggggatgaagaagaagatgatgatgacgCAGATGATCAGGATGATGAGGAAGGAGATGAAGACTTCTCAGGTGAAGGTGAGGAAGAGGCTGACCCTGAGGATGATCCTGAGGCCAATGGTGCAGGAGGAAGTGACAGTGACGGTGACGACGATGATGATGGCGGTGATGACGACGACGATGACAATGGGGATGATGATGGAGAGGATGAGGAAGAgggtgaagatgaagatgaagaagacgAAGAGGATGTTCCACAACCACCTGCTAAGAAGAGGAAGTGA
- the LOC100778542 gene encoding triphosphate tunnel metalloenzyme 3 isoform X2 — translation MEVEVKLCLADSNAHRHVTTLLSPFHVVTHRQQNLFFDGAASELSARRAVLRLRFYGDDERCVASLKARAVLVDGVSRVEEDEEDLDPRIGRACVAEPAKLGSVESRVLGRVKEEFGTEKGLVGLGGFGNLRSVYDWKGLKLEVDETKFDFGTLYEIECESSDPEGAKRLLEEFLKENEINYSYSTASKFAIFRSGKLP, via the coding sequence ATGGAGGTCGAAGTCAAGCTGTGCCTCGCCGACTCCAACGCCCACCGACACGTCACCACCCTGCTCTCCCCCTTTCACGTAGTCACCCACCGCCAGCAGAACCTCTTCTTCGACGGCGCCGCCTCCGAGCTCTCCGCGCGCCGCGCCGTCCTCCGCCTCCGCTTCTACGGTGACGACGAGCGGTGCGTCGCTTCGCTGAAGGCGCGGGCGGTGCTAGTGGACGGCGTGAGCCGCGTGGAGGAGGACGAGGAGGATCTGGACCCGAGGATCGGGCGCGCATGCGTGGCGGAGCCGGCGAAGTTAGGGTCGGTGGAGTCTAGGGTTTTGGGGAGGGTGAAAGAGGAATTCGGAACTGAAAAGGGGCTAGTGGGGCTGGGGGGGTTTGGGAATTTGAGGAGTGTGTATGATTGGAAGGGGTTGAAATTGGAGGTGGATGAGACCAAGTTTGACTTTGGAACCCTCTATGAGATTGAATGTGAAAGTTCTGATCCTGAAGGAGCTAAACGCCTCCTCGAGGAATTCTTGAAGGAGAATGAAATCAATTATTCTTACTCCACTGCTTCCAAGTTCGCCATCTTTCGATCTGGGAAACTACCTTA